Proteins encoded in a region of the Bradyrhizobium sp. CB3481 genome:
- a CDS encoding patatin-like phospholipase family protein: MSGSSSVLAWSSALDDFALFRTLSSEQRLRALGAMVRQDLVRGQMLVAQGGPSDSLFLVLHGALAVRKTGYHEPIAELRAGELVGEIGFFANVPRTADVIAIRDTSVLALTRPAYQKLVTEAPAIVEALLAALAQRFARETARIAPFRTSPKARTVALIGGGIEPLPGAFDRRMREGLAATQAEIVDIERLQAMFPSRALDAHEVTEWLNKLEHAAPLVVYLGGHESSPWARKAIRQADMVVFACRGDAPAAALTEIEAFACEVHPISARRLVRIHDKRSGAVSGTAAWLARLPSFMHHHIALEDQVDIDSLIRFLCGRAVGFVAAGGGSFGTAHVGIYKAFRERGVMFDIFVGTSVGSAMVAGFAKNLEAEHLERGTHEIFVKSRSFRRPTWPRYSLLDHKAFDRALAHQYGPDCRIEDCWRPFAAVATNLSTHSLELIRTGPLWQAVRASSAIPGLLPPFYTPDGAMLVDGCLIDNVPLASMHQLKSGPNLVVHFGEPAAEMFDVDYASLPGRLELIAAMLTPFRKKLLPAAPSAVNVLWRSLVAHQRYDTLPTGPFDTVMRPPLPPDIEVTDFDRHTEIFEASYAWAKEAIAALEAGGSSAIAALLDAGALERRQATAVAASNRAPNSRLASAAGFGALNR, translated from the coding sequence ATGAGTGGGTCGAGCTCGGTCCTGGCCTGGAGCTCTGCGCTGGACGACTTCGCGCTGTTCCGGACGCTTAGCTCGGAACAGCGGCTGAGGGCGCTGGGTGCCATGGTCCGCCAGGATCTGGTGCGCGGCCAGATGCTGGTCGCCCAGGGTGGGCCGTCGGATTCGCTTTTCCTGGTGCTGCATGGCGCGCTCGCAGTGCGCAAGACCGGCTATCACGAACCGATCGCCGAGCTTCGCGCGGGCGAACTGGTCGGCGAGATTGGCTTCTTCGCCAACGTGCCGCGCACCGCCGATGTGATCGCCATCCGCGACACCAGCGTGCTGGCGCTGACCCGCCCGGCCTATCAAAAGCTGGTCACCGAGGCGCCCGCGATCGTCGAGGCGCTGCTCGCCGCGCTGGCGCAGCGATTTGCCAGGGAGACCGCGCGCATCGCCCCGTTTCGCACTTCGCCGAAGGCACGAACCGTGGCGCTGATCGGCGGCGGGATCGAGCCGCTGCCTGGCGCGTTCGATCGGCGGATGCGCGAGGGACTGGCTGCGACCCAGGCCGAGATCGTCGATATTGAACGCCTGCAGGCGATGTTTCCCTCCCGCGCGCTCGATGCGCATGAGGTCACCGAATGGCTCAACAAGCTCGAACACGCTGCGCCGCTGGTGGTCTATCTCGGCGGCCATGAATCCTCGCCTTGGGCGCGCAAGGCGATCCGGCAGGCCGACATGGTCGTGTTCGCCTGCCGCGGCGACGCCCCCGCGGCTGCGCTCACTGAAATCGAGGCGTTTGCCTGCGAGGTTCATCCGATTTCGGCTAGACGACTGGTCCGTATTCACGACAAGCGCAGCGGTGCGGTTTCGGGGACGGCCGCCTGGCTCGCCCGGCTGCCGTCTTTCATGCACCACCACATCGCGCTGGAGGACCAAGTCGATATCGACAGCCTGATCCGCTTCCTGTGCGGCCGCGCGGTCGGCTTCGTCGCCGCCGGCGGTGGCAGTTTTGGCACCGCGCATGTCGGAATCTACAAGGCGTTTCGCGAGCGCGGCGTGATGTTCGACATTTTTGTCGGCACCAGTGTCGGTTCCGCCATGGTGGCCGGGTTTGCAAAGAATCTCGAGGCCGAGCACCTGGAGCGCGGCACCCACGAGATCTTCGTCAAGAGCCGGAGTTTTCGGCGGCCGACCTGGCCGCGTTACTCCCTGCTGGACCACAAGGCGTTCGACCGCGCGCTGGCGCACCAATACGGCCCTGACTGCCGGATCGAGGATTGCTGGCGGCCCTTTGCGGCCGTCGCTACTAATCTATCGACCCACAGTCTCGAGCTGATTCGCACCGGGCCGCTCTGGCAGGCGGTGCGCGCCTCGAGCGCGATCCCCGGGCTATTGCCGCCGTTCTATACGCCTGATGGCGCGATGCTGGTCGACGGCTGTCTGATCGACAACGTGCCGCTGGCCTCGATGCACCAGCTCAAGAGCGGCCCCAATCTGGTCGTGCATTTCGGCGAGCCGGCGGCGGAGATGTTCGATGTCGACTATGCGTCGCTGCCGGGAAGGTTGGAGCTGATCGCCGCGATGCTGACGCCGTTCCGCAAGAAACTGCTGCCGGCGGCGCCGAGCGCGGTGAATGTTCTGTGGCGCAGTCTCGTCGCGCACCAGCGCTACGACACGTTGCCGACCGGACCGTTCGATACGGTGATGCGGCCGCCGCTTCCGCCGGATATCGAGGTGACGGATTTCGACCGCCACACGGAAATCTTCGAGGCGTCCTACGCTTGGGCCAAGGAGGCGATTGCGGCACTGGAGGCGGGCGGCAGTTCGGCGATCGCAGCCCTCCTCGACGCCGGCGCGCTGGAGCGGCGTCAGGCCACCGCGGTCGCGGCTTCCAATCGCGCGCCCAACAGCCGCCTTGCCTCGGCGGCCGGCTTCGGTGCGCTGAACAGGTAG
- a CDS encoding LLM class flavin-dependent oxidoreductase, which yields MRPLEFGWYLPTHGDTTAYGLMEAQIPGSPELCDRVVQAAEKAGFEYLLIPVGSVCWEAWITGAFMAARSSAIKPLIAARPGYINPVLLAKMISTFDQMSGGRICINLIAGQNESEVEGEGVRYPKEARYELMEEEVSILKALWTTRGPVNFEGKFHKLSGAHIRPRPHQQPFPKFYLGGGSRQAWELSAKHSDVHLFWGDLPEKIAANIAEIRQMARAHDRENDIGFGMRLQVICRENEADAWEAADQLVRHATERQKQEMKTLYNRSEANMRVQQLAREHGDLLLPHLWTGITKVRPGAGIAVVGNPVQCADTLQQFIDAGCHSFCLSGYLHDEEAERFGRLIRPILAENNRGRWAA from the coding sequence ATGCGTCCGCTCGAATTCGGCTGGTATCTGCCCACGCATGGCGACACCACGGCCTATGGCCTGATGGAAGCGCAGATTCCGGGCTCGCCCGAACTATGCGACCGCGTCGTGCAGGCGGCGGAAAAGGCCGGCTTCGAATATTTGCTGATCCCGGTCGGCTCGGTGTGCTGGGAGGCGTGGATCACGGGCGCGTTCATGGCGGCGCGCTCCTCGGCCATCAAGCCGCTGATCGCGGCGCGGCCCGGCTACATCAACCCGGTGTTACTGGCAAAAATGATCTCGACCTTCGACCAGATGTCGGGCGGGCGGATCTGCATCAATTTGATCGCCGGCCAGAACGAAAGCGAGGTCGAGGGCGAGGGTGTGCGCTACCCGAAGGAAGCGCGCTATGAGCTGATGGAAGAGGAAGTCTCGATCCTCAAGGCGCTATGGACGACGCGTGGGCCGGTAAACTTCGAGGGAAAATTTCACAAATTGTCGGGCGCGCATATCCGTCCGCGGCCGCACCAGCAGCCGTTCCCAAAATTCTATCTCGGCGGTGGCTCGCGTCAGGCGTGGGAATTGTCGGCGAAACATTCCGATGTGCATCTATTCTGGGGCGATCTGCCGGAAAAGATCGCCGCCAACATTGCCGAAATCAGGCAGATGGCGCGGGCGCATGACCGCGAAAACGACATCGGCTTCGGCATGCGGCTGCAGGTGATCTGCCGCGAGAACGAGGCGGATGCCTGGGAGGCTGCCGACCAGTTGGTGCGGCATGCCACCGAGCGGCAGAAGCAGGAGATGAAGACGCTCTATAACCGCTCGGAGGCGAACATGCGCGTGCAGCAGCTCGCGCGCGAGCATGGCGATCTGCTGCTGCCTCACCTGTGGACCGGTATCACGAAGGTCCGTCCCGGCGCCGGCATTGCAGTGGTCGGCAATCCCGTCCAGTGCGCCGACACGCTGCAGCAATTCATCGATGCCGGTTGCCATTCCTTCTGCCTGTCCGGCTATCTGCACGACGAGGAGGCCGAGCGCTTCGGCCGGCTGATCCGGCCCATCCTGGCCGAGAATAATCGCGGCCGGTGGGCGGCGTAG
- a CDS encoding YccF domain-containing protein, translating to MSPVSLLLNIIWIVLGGAWMAFGWLVAAIIMAITIIGIPWARAAFNIAAYTLFPFGFTAVSRDAYTGQEDIGTGPLGVIGNIIWLVLAGWWLALGHVVTAVLLAVTIIGIPFAWAHLKLAGIALWPIGKIIVPAS from the coding sequence ATGTCTCCGGTGTCGCTGCTGCTCAACATCATCTGGATCGTTCTCGGCGGCGCGTGGATGGCGTTCGGCTGGCTGGTCGCCGCGATCATCATGGCGATCACGATCATCGGCATTCCCTGGGCGCGGGCTGCGTTCAACATCGCGGCCTATACCTTGTTCCCGTTCGGCTTTACGGCGGTCTCGCGCGACGCCTATACGGGCCAAGAGGATATCGGCACCGGGCCGCTCGGGGTGATCGGCAATATCATATGGCTGGTGCTGGCGGGGTGGTGGCTGGCGCTCGGCCATGTGGTCACGGCCGTCTTGCTGGCCGTGACCATCATCGGCATTCCCTTTGCCTGGGCGCACTTGAAGCTTGCCGGCATCGCGCTGTGGCCGATCGGCAAGATCATCGTCCCCGCGAGCTGA
- a CDS encoding universal stress protein, with the protein MYKKVLLAYDGSVEGRRALREGAKLAQLCRSEVFLLAVVEVSSIMTPEAGLTIPIELQTEDYKAILNEGIARLKALGFTPTARLEVGDAGQKIAEVAEEIGAHLVVVGHRPQGTLARWFGSIGSYLVKRLRCSVLVAQTEISDAEFERLKPAPAAAE; encoded by the coding sequence ATGTATAAGAAGGTTCTTCTCGCCTATGACGGTTCGGTCGAGGGGCGGCGCGCATTGCGGGAGGGCGCAAAGCTCGCACAACTCTGCCGATCCGAGGTATTTTTGCTCGCCGTTGTCGAGGTTTCCTCGATCATGACCCCGGAGGCCGGGCTCACGATCCCGATCGAGCTGCAGACCGAAGATTACAAGGCCATCCTGAACGAGGGCATCGCGCGGCTGAAGGCGCTCGGCTTTACGCCGACCGCGCGGCTCGAGGTCGGCGACGCCGGCCAGAAAATCGCCGAGGTAGCCGAGGAAATCGGCGCGCATCTCGTCGTGGTCGGCCATCGCCCGCAGGGGACGCTGGCGCGCTGGTTCGGCTCGATCGGCAGCTACCTCGTCAAGCGCCTGCGCTGCAGCGTGCTGGTCGCGCAGACCGAGATCAGCGACGCCGAGTTCGAGCGTTTGAAGCCGGCGCCGGCGGCGGCGGAATAG
- a CDS encoding HigA family addiction module antitoxin, with protein MLMTKRKPATVGEILAQEFMEPMSLTQSALAKAMGVQRKHVNELCNDRRAITAPTALILARVFGNSPDFWLNVQRRSDIWEAMHSPRERERIKRARPIGAAA; from the coding sequence ATGTTGATGACGAAACGCAAGCCGGCAACAGTCGGAGAAATCCTGGCTCAGGAATTCATGGAGCCAATGAGCCTTACGCAGAGCGCGCTGGCAAAGGCCATGGGTGTGCAGCGCAAGCACGTCAACGAATTGTGCAACGATCGCCGGGCTATAACAGCTCCTACCGCACTCATTCTTGCCCGCGTGTTCGGCAACAGTCCCGACTTCTGGCTCAACGTGCAGCGGCGAAGCGACATCTGGGAGGCGATGCACTCGCCGCGCGAGCGCGAACGTATCAAGCGCGCCCGCCCCATTGGAGCGGCTGCGTGA
- a CDS encoding type II toxin-antitoxin system RelE/ParE family toxin: MISNFRDDWLRAFFVDDVHSRNVPPDLESRLFRKLQMLDDATTDQDLRVPPSNHFEKLRGKLEGFHSIRVNSQWRLIFRWDGRRGEASGVYLDDHSYR; the protein is encoded by the coding sequence ATGATTTCCAATTTCCGGGATGATTGGCTGCGCGCGTTCTTCGTGGATGACGTTCACTCGCGAAACGTCCCGCCGGATTTGGAGAGTCGCCTTTTTCGCAAGCTACAGATGCTCGACGATGCAACGACCGATCAGGACTTGCGCGTGCCGCCAAGCAACCATTTCGAGAAGCTGCGTGGTAAACTGGAAGGATTTCACTCGATCCGCGTCAACAGCCAATGGCGGCTCATCTTTCGATGGGATGGCCGGCGCGGCGAAGCATCGGGCGTCTATCTCGATGATCATAGCTATCGCTGA
- the fabA gene encoding bifunctional 3-hydroxydecanoyl-ACP dehydratase/trans-2-decenoyl-ACP isomerase, producing the protein MTNPHDFHKPQSTYSKEDLLKSSEGGYFGPGNAQLPAPPMLMMDRIVEISTDGGEFGKGHVVGELDIRPDLWFFGCYFAGDPIMPGSLGLDAMWQVIGYWLGWSGSPGKGRAVGVGEVELRGGVTPDTARVRYEVSMRQVRRGKLAVAIANGRVFADNVCVFLAKDLRVGLIASAS; encoded by the coding sequence GTGACGAACCCCCACGACTTCCACAAGCCGCAATCGACCTACAGTAAAGAGGACCTGCTCAAATCGAGCGAGGGCGGTTATTTCGGCCCGGGCAATGCCCAGTTGCCGGCACCGCCGATGCTGATGATGGACCGTATCGTCGAGATCAGCACGGATGGCGGCGAATTTGGCAAGGGCCACGTCGTCGGTGAGCTCGATATCAGGCCGGACCTCTGGTTTTTCGGCTGCTACTTTGCCGGCGACCCCATCATGCCGGGCTCCCTCGGCCTCGACGCCATGTGGCAGGTCATTGGCTATTGGCTCGGCTGGTCGGGCTCACCGGGGAAGGGACGCGCGGTCGGCGTCGGCGAGGTCGAATTGCGCGGTGGCGTCACGCCGGATACGGCGCGCGTGCGGTACGAGGTCAGCATGCGCCAGGTGAGGCGGGGCAAACTGGCGGTTGCCATCGCGAACGGCCGTGTCTTTGCCGATAACGTTTGCGTTTTTCTCGCAAAGGATCTGAGGGTCGGGCTGATCGCGTCCGCGAGCTGA
- a CDS encoding copper chaperone PCu(A)C, giving the protein MTIIFRIFVASVAAAAFAATSAAAHEYKVGALDIGHPWSRPTPKEANIAGGYLTITNKGKAADRLIGGSSPVASQIEVHEIVDVDGMAKTRPLANGIEIKPGKTVELKPGALRIVLLGLKEPLQVGQKIKGTLVFEKAGSVDIIYNVEENAGAAVSGVNGISHKHH; this is encoded by the coding sequence ATGACAATCATATTTAGAATCTTCGTTGCATCTGTTGCTGCGGCTGCATTCGCCGCGACCAGCGCCGCGGCGCACGAGTACAAGGTCGGCGCGCTCGACATCGGCCATCCCTGGTCGCGCCCGACCCCGAAGGAAGCCAACATCGCGGGCGGCTATCTCACCATCACCAACAAGGGCAAGGCGGCGGATCGCCTGATCGGCGGCTCCTCGCCGGTCGCGAGCCAGATCGAAGTGCATGAGATCGTCGACGTCGACGGTATGGCGAAGACGCGCCCGCTCGCCAACGGCATCGAGATCAAGCCGGGCAAGACCGTGGAGCTGAAGCCCGGCGCGCTTCGCATCGTGCTGCTCGGCCTCAAGGAGCCACTGCAGGTCGGCCAGAAGATCAAGGGCACGTTGGTGTTCGAAAAGGCCGGATCGGTCGACATCATCTACAACGTCGAGGAAAACGCCGGAGCCGCCGTCAGCGGCGTCAATGGTATCTCGCACAAGCACCATTAA
- a CDS encoding transporter, with translation MRAYFERPTAGIFFSSMMLFLAAPAEAHHPGGGGNTGSGGAINTISADTLAEGMFAASIRYEFIRLGQLSDADLLAAANRGTHAHSLRSIDAMSLSVAYGITNDLTLAVRASGVRRSDIREPGEDMLSGGHMGMMNSNEMSSLMSADGVNRRGNSAGFGDVTMLGQYRFHNNAQTGTSAAVLFGFKAPTGSTSQRDNFGQLFEAEFQPGSGSWDGLIGAAFTKRTGRWAFDVSGLYYLVSNGTQNTNLGDRFLFGTAVSYRLVGPVGSAKEVELHDYCMQPRNQLQEHCLYHANHDHSDMKKTPYTLDLVLELNGEWHDKQRIAGIADPNSGGTTVYLSPGLRVGVDRFSGFVSFGVPVINQHNGVQSKPDYRILTGIGARLN, from the coding sequence GTGCGTGCGTATTTTGAGCGGCCCACGGCCGGCATCTTTTTTTCATCGATGATGCTTTTCCTCGCTGCTCCTGCCGAAGCGCATCATCCCGGCGGCGGCGGCAACACCGGCAGCGGCGGCGCCATCAACACCATCTCCGCCGATACGCTGGCCGAAGGCATGTTCGCCGCATCGATCCGCTACGAATTCATCCGGCTCGGCCAGCTCAGCGACGCCGACCTGCTCGCCGCCGCGAACCGCGGCACGCATGCGCATTCGCTCCGCTCGATCGACGCCATGTCGCTCTCGGTCGCCTACGGCATCACCAACGACCTGACCCTTGCCGTTCGCGCTTCCGGCGTCCGCCGCTCCGATATCCGCGAGCCCGGCGAGGACATGCTGAGCGGCGGCCATATGGGCATGATGAATTCGAACGAGATGAGCAGCCTGATGAGCGCCGATGGCGTCAACCGGCGCGGCAATTCCGCCGGCTTCGGCGACGTGACCATGCTCGGCCAGTATCGCTTCCACAACAACGCGCAGACCGGAACGTCCGCCGCCGTGCTGTTCGGCTTCAAGGCGCCGACCGGCAGCACCAGCCAGCGCGACAATTTCGGCCAGCTCTTCGAGGCCGAATTTCAGCCGGGCTCGGGCTCATGGGACGGCCTGATCGGCGCCGCCTTCACCAAGCGCACCGGACGCTGGGCGTTCGACGTCAGCGGCCTCTACTACCTGGTCAGCAACGGCACGCAGAACACCAATCTCGGCGACCGCTTCCTGTTCGGCACCGCGGTGTCGTACCGCCTGGTCGGCCCGGTCGGCTCGGCGAAAGAGGTGGAGCTGCACGATTACTGCATGCAGCCGCGCAACCAGCTCCAGGAGCACTGCCTCTACCACGCCAATCACGACCACAGCGACATGAAGAAGACGCCCTATACGCTCGACCTCGTTCTCGAGCTCAACGGCGAATGGCACGACAAGCAGCGCATCGCCGGCATTGCCGACCCCAATTCCGGCGGCACCACGGTCTATCTATCGCCCGGCCTCCGCGTCGGCGTCGACCGCTTCTCCGGCTTCGTGTCGTTCGGCGTGCCCGTTATCAATCAGCACAACGGCGTTCAATCCAAGCCGGATTACCGGATCCTGACGGGGATTGGGGCGCGGCTGAATTAA
- a CDS encoding methyl-accepting chemotaxis protein: MRNLTVYQRFAMIIAALTIVLVAVSALQILVLRDAVLEERRTTVRNLVEASIKILAHHEGEAKAGKISADQARQMAFASISAMRWGEYSDYIGVYGTGSTDAGVTYVHANPKYINVNRWEFKDKSGKLLIQDIVRTARAGGGFVEYLAPRSAGGEEKRKVSYVGAFGAGDKMLALQAGAYVDDIDAVVFNRMMWAGIAGLAGLTLAALVAFWLGRGVVVPLSRTCAAMDELAKGNLAAEIPFVDQSNEIGRIARSLQVFRDHLVESTQLRTEQEAMKARSTEERQAVLSRIADDFERSIGGVIRGTATAADELQNSASSMSKVAVGTTDQSARVAAAAETTAANVQTVAASAEELSSSIQEIARQVTQSSSIAQNAVGQADRTEAMVGRLVEASQKIGEVMALIQTIAGQTNLLALNATIEAARAGEAGRGFAVVANEVKALSSQTAKATDEITSQIQEIRDATGSTVNAIREIGTTIGQMNEITGSIAAAVEEQGAATREIARSVQQAAQGAQEVMQNIAGVREASSQVDASATLVLNAAAQLTSQSEQLETETGKFLGNIRAA, translated from the coding sequence ATGCGTAACCTCACCGTTTACCAGCGCTTTGCGATGATCATTGCCGCGCTGACGATCGTGCTCGTTGCGGTCTCCGCGCTGCAGATCCTGGTGTTACGCGATGCGGTGCTGGAAGAGCGGCGGACCACGGTTCGCAACCTGGTTGAAGCTTCGATCAAGATCCTCGCCCACCATGAAGGCGAGGCCAAGGCCGGCAAGATCAGCGCGGACCAGGCGCGCCAGATGGCTTTTGCCTCGATCAGCGCCATGCGCTGGGGCGAATATTCCGATTATATCGGCGTCTACGGCACCGGAAGCACTGACGCCGGCGTCACCTATGTCCATGCCAATCCGAAATACATCAACGTCAACCGCTGGGAGTTCAAGGACAAGAGCGGCAAGCTGTTGATCCAGGACATCGTGCGGACGGCCCGGGCCGGCGGCGGCTTTGTCGAATATCTGGCGCCACGCTCGGCGGGCGGCGAGGAAAAGCGCAAGGTCTCCTATGTCGGCGCGTTTGGCGCGGGCGACAAGATGCTCGCGCTGCAGGCAGGCGCCTATGTCGACGATATCGATGCCGTGGTATTCAACCGGATGATGTGGGCTGGGATCGCCGGCCTCGCCGGCCTGACCCTCGCGGCGCTGGTCGCGTTCTGGCTTGGCCGCGGCGTGGTCGTTCCGCTGAGCAGGACCTGTGCGGCGATGGATGAGCTGGCCAAGGGCAACCTTGCGGCCGAAATTCCGTTCGTCGATCAGAGCAACGAAATCGGCCGGATCGCGCGCAGCCTGCAGGTTTTCAGGGACCATCTGGTCGAGAGCACGCAGCTCCGCACCGAACAGGAAGCGATGAAGGCGCGTTCCACCGAGGAGCGGCAGGCTGTTCTGTCCCGCATCGCCGACGATTTCGAGCGCAGCATCGGCGGCGTGATCCGCGGCACCGCCACCGCCGCCGACGAGCTGCAGAATTCCGCCTCCTCGATGTCCAAGGTCGCGGTCGGCACCACCGATCAGAGCGCGAGGGTCGCGGCCGCCGCCGAGACGACGGCCGCGAACGTCCAGACCGTCGCCGCCTCGGCGGAGGAACTGTCGTCCTCGATACAGGAGATCGCGCGTCAGGTCACGCAGTCGTCGTCCATCGCCCAGAACGCGGTCGGGCAGGCCGACAGGACCGAAGCCATGGTCGGTCGCCTGGTCGAGGCCTCGCAGAAGATCGGCGAGGTGATGGCGCTGATCCAGACCATTGCGGGACAGACCAACTTGCTGGCGCTCAACGCGACCATCGAGGCCGCCCGGGCCGGCGAGGCCGGCCGCGGCTTTGCCGTCGTCGCCAACGAGGTCAAGGCGCTGTCGTCGCAGACCGCGAAAGCGACCGACGAGATCACCAGCCAGATCCAGGAAATCCGCGATGCGACCGGCTCGACCGTCAACGCCATCCGCGAGATCGGTACCACGATCGGGCAGATGAACGAAATCACCGGCTCGATTGCCGCGGCGGTCGAAGAGCAGGGCGCTGCGACGCGCGAGATTGCCCGCAGCGTTCAGCAAGCGGCGCAGGGCGCGCAGGAAGTGATGCAAAACATCGCGGGCGTCCGCGAGGCCTCGAGCCAGGTCGACGCGTCCGCGACCCTCGTGCTGAACGCCGCGGCCCAGCTCACCTCGCAGTCCGAGCAGCTCGAAACCGAAACCGGCAAATTCCTCGGCAACATCCGCGCGGCCTAA
- a CDS encoding arylsulfatase, producing the protein MRITLVHALKHSIVPIEASFARLWPEARLMNLLDDSLSADLARDGGLTEAMTERFLRLGRYAAGTGADAILFTCSAFGPCIEAVARAHAPMPVLKPNEAMIEQAVAAAKKIGLLSTFPPTLVSMPPEFPAQVELVPKLVEGAMAALDRGDRATHDHLVVEAAKDLRDCDLIALAQYSLAPAAADVAEATGRPVLTTPDSAVQKLKKMLGVTGA; encoded by the coding sequence ATGCGCATCACCCTGGTCCACGCCCTGAAACATTCGATTGTGCCGATCGAAGCCTCCTTCGCGAGGCTTTGGCCGGAGGCGCGCCTGATGAACCTGCTCGATGATAGTCTTTCCGCCGATCTGGCGCGCGACGGCGGGCTCACCGAGGCCATGACCGAGCGTTTCCTGCGGCTCGGGCGCTACGCCGCCGGCACCGGGGCGGATGCGATCCTGTTCACCTGCTCGGCGTTCGGCCCCTGCATCGAGGCGGTGGCGCGTGCGCATGCCCCGATGCCGGTGCTCAAGCCGAACGAGGCGATGATCGAGCAGGCGGTCGCGGCGGCTAAGAAGATCGGCCTGCTCTCGACGTTTCCGCCGACGCTGGTTTCGATGCCGCCGGAGTTCCCAGCGCAGGTCGAGCTGGTGCCGAAGCTGGTGGAAGGCGCGATGGCCGCGCTCGATCGTGGCGACCGTGCGACCCACGACCACCTGGTGGTCGAAGCCGCAAAGGACCTGCGCGACTGCGACCTGATCGCGCTCGCCCAGTACAGCCTGGCGCCGGCCGCCGCTGATGTCGCCGAGGCGACCGGCCGGCCGGTCCTCACCACGCCCGACAGCGCGGTGCAGAAGCTGAAGAAGATGCTGGGTGTTACGGGCGCCTGA
- a CDS encoding amino acid ABC transporter substrate-binding protein: protein MKRIVIATGLLAASCLTAQAGTLDTVKQRGMLVCGVSIGFAGFSTPDSQGNYKGLDVDYCRALAAGVLGDPKKVRYVALTAQNRFTALQSGEIDVLYRNSTQTYLRGVTLGLRQGPVNFYDGQGFVVRADAGVKNLKDLNGATVCVAQGTTHEVTLGDYGRANGIEWKPLVFDRTDTMYQTFFGGRCDAMTQDASALAGAVTTAASNAADYVVLPQTISKEPLGPFTRNGDEAWTDIIAWLHYGLIEAEELGVTAGNADEMAKSSVPAIQRLVGTAGDLGSRLGLDNKWMLQAIKAGGNYGEIFERNVGKASPLKLDRGLNATWSKGGLMYALPFK, encoded by the coding sequence ATGAAGAGAATCGTCATCGCTACAGGCTTGCTCGCCGCGTCGTGCCTCACGGCACAGGCCGGGACGCTGGATACGGTCAAGCAGCGCGGCATGCTGGTCTGCGGCGTTAGCATCGGCTTTGCCGGCTTCTCGACGCCGGACTCGCAAGGCAATTACAAAGGGCTAGACGTCGACTATTGCCGCGCGCTGGCGGCCGGCGTGCTCGGCGACCCCAAGAAGGTGCGATACGTCGCGCTCACGGCGCAAAACCGCTTCACCGCGCTGCAATCCGGCGAAATCGACGTGCTCTACCGCAACTCGACCCAGACCTATCTGCGCGGCGTGACGCTCGGGCTGCGGCAGGGGCCCGTCAATTTCTACGACGGCCAGGGTTTTGTGGTGCGCGCGGATGCCGGCGTGAAGAACCTCAAGGACCTCAACGGTGCGACCGTCTGCGTCGCGCAGGGCACGACCCACGAAGTTACGCTCGGCGATTACGGCCGCGCCAACGGCATCGAGTGGAAACCCCTTGTGTTCGATCGCACCGACACGATGTACCAGACCTTTTTCGGCGGCCGCTGCGATGCCATGACCCAGGATGCATCCGCGCTGGCGGGCGCCGTCACCACGGCGGCCTCGAACGCCGCCGACTATGTCGTGCTGCCGCAGACCATCAGCAAAGAGCCGCTTGGGCCCTTCACCCGCAATGGTGACGAGGCGTGGACCGACATCATTGCCTGGCTGCACTACGGCCTGATCGAGGCGGAAGAACTCGGCGTGACTGCCGGCAATGCCGATGAGATGGCGAAATCGAGCGTCCCGGCCATCCAGCGCCTGGTCGGCACGGCGGGCGATCTCGGGTCGCGGCTCGGCCTCGACAACAAGTGGATGCTGCAGGCGATTAAGGCGGGCGGCAATTACGGCGAGATCTTCGAGCGCAATGTCGGCAAGGCGAGCCCGCTGAAGCTCGATCGCGGCCTGAACGCGACCTGGAGCAAGGGCGGGTTGATGTACGCCCTGCCGTTCAAATAG